CGGATATCCCCTGCGCCGCGCGCTCTTTTTGCTGCGATTGATGACTGCTGCGAATTATTGACGGTGGTTATGCTGCTCGCCCGGCAGTTCGGCGCCGTGCGCGCGGATAGCTGCGATCAGTTCTGCAGGCGTGATTTCATAACGCACTTCACGGTGGATGCCCGGCTTGCGTTCATCGACTTCGATCAGAAGTATGCCTTTGCCGTCTTCTGTCGATTCGAGACGCAGCGTGCGCAGTTCGCGACCCGTTTCGTCGTCGTGCTCGGTGAGCAGGGCCATTGCCCCGGAAGACCCGGTGGTGCGCATCGAAAATTCCCTCTTGCGTGATTGAACAACGTTGCCGAACAGGCATTGTAAGGGCAGTGCCGCGCGCCGTCTGTCGCGTGGCGCTCACACTCGTCCGATTATGCGGGCGAGCCGTGCGCGATGCATCGAAGGGACGGGGCATTCGACGGAAACACAAGGCCGGCGCGGCTTCCGGCAAGGGTGTCGTGCTTTTTTGCGGCGCGTTCCAGGCGTGTCAGGCGCGCGATCCCGACGCCCGGCACGCAAATTTCGGGCGCGTTCGCGGCGTGCATGCAGTGGCTGTCACGGTCATGACGCCTGCCTGTGCTTGACGTGATCAGAGCAAGAACCGGGAAGCGGCGCGGTTGGCCATTACGCTAAAGTGAACGCATTCGGGCCGTCACGACCCTGCGGGAGGATTTCATGAAGCAATGCATGTCGATGCCCAGTCCGCTCGGCGACATTCTGCTGCGCGCCGAGGACGACGCGCTAACGGGCGTGTACTTCGTCGGGCAGAAGTATTTTCCGGCTACCGATGGCGCGCTCGCCGCGCATGGCGATTCACGCGCGCTGCATCAGGCGCGCGAGCAGCTCGAAGAATATTTCGCGGGCGAGCGTCTTGAGTTCACGCTGCCGCTGCGCATGCTCGGCAGCACCTTCCAGCGCGACGTGTGGGAGCAACTCGTGCAGATTCCCTACGGCGAGACGGCCAGCTACGGCGACATTGCGCGTCGGCTTGGCTTACCGCTGTCGGCGTCGCGCGCGGTCGGCGCGGCCAACGGGCGCAATCCGATTTCGATCGTCGTGCCGTGCCATCGCGTGATTTCGAGCGCGGGCGATCTGACCGGCTACGCGGGCGGGCTGCATCGGAAGGACGCGTTGCTGAAGCTGGAGCGGCCGATGTCGAAAGCGCCGCAACAACTCGAGTTGCTGGCGTTCGGCTGAACGGGCGAGTTCGGCA
This genomic interval from Paraburkholderia sabiae contains the following:
- a CDS encoding methylated-DNA--[protein]-cysteine S-methyltransferase; this translates as MKQCMSMPSPLGDILLRAEDDALTGVYFVGQKYFPATDGALAAHGDSRALHQAREQLEEYFAGERLEFTLPLRMLGSTFQRDVWEQLVQIPYGETASYGDIARRLGLPLSASRAVGAANGRNPISIVVPCHRVISSAGDLTGYAGGLHRKDALLKLERPMSKAPQQLELLAFG